A window of the Amycolatopsis solani genome harbors these coding sequences:
- a CDS encoding TetR/AcrR family transcriptional regulator, giving the protein MIGTSPRDRLLASAIDHIAHHGGAGKSLRALAADLGTSHRMLIYHFGSKEGLLTAVAREVEARQRAALAGLDPAEFWRRLTDDDLRANEKLFFQLYGQALGGTPGTTGLLDGVVDDWLGPIEALLAQYGVPEDDRAAHARLGLAVTRGLLLDLVTTGDREAVDAAMAQFLARYGPRT; this is encoded by the coding sequence ATGATCGGGACAAGCCCGCGCGACCGGCTCCTGGCCTCGGCCATCGACCACATCGCCCACCACGGCGGGGCGGGCAAGAGCCTGCGGGCGCTCGCGGCGGACCTCGGCACCAGCCACCGCATGCTGATCTACCACTTCGGGTCGAAGGAGGGCCTGCTCACGGCGGTGGCGCGCGAAGTGGAAGCCCGGCAGCGCGCGGCACTCGCCGGCCTCGACCCGGCGGAGTTCTGGCGGCGACTCACCGACGACGACCTGCGCGCCAACGAAAAGCTCTTCTTCCAGCTCTACGGCCAGGCCCTCGGCGGCACGCCGGGCACGACCGGGCTCCTCGACGGCGTCGTCGACGACTGGCTCGGCCCGATCGAAGCGCTGCTCGCGCAGTACGGCGTCCCGGAGGACGACCGCGCCGCCCACGCCCGGCTCGGCCTCGCCGTCACCCGCGGGCTGCTGCTCGACCTCGTCACGACCGGCGACCGCGAAGCCGTTGACGCCGCCATGGCGCAGTTCCTGGCGAGGTACGGACCACGCACGTGA
- a CDS encoding SRPBCC family protein: MVQRISVRGRTSAPPNAVYALLRDGASWPEWSPLGSFELVREGEGEPEGLGAVRLFRTGGVKSYEKIVALEPGRRFGYALEHGLPLRDYVAHVDLSPRDGGTEIHWHSTFTAKIPGTGPLYRRFLARFIERVVAGLVEAATAAP, translated from the coding sequence ATGGTACAGAGAATTTCCGTGCGCGGCCGGACGTCCGCGCCGCCCAACGCCGTCTACGCGCTCCTCCGCGACGGCGCGAGCTGGCCGGAGTGGTCGCCGCTGGGCTCGTTCGAGCTGGTCCGCGAGGGCGAGGGGGAGCCGGAAGGGCTCGGCGCGGTCCGGCTGTTCCGGACCGGCGGCGTCAAGTCGTACGAGAAGATCGTCGCGCTGGAGCCGGGCCGGCGGTTCGGCTACGCGCTGGAGCACGGCCTGCCGTTGCGGGACTACGTCGCCCACGTCGATCTTTCGCCGCGTGACGGCGGCACCGAGATCCACTGGCATTCGACGTTCACGGCGAAGATCCCCGGCACGGGCCCGCTCTACCGCCGGTTCCTGGCGCGGTTCATCGAGCGGGTCGTGGCGGGCCTGGTCGAGGCGGCGACCGCGGCCCCATAA
- a CDS encoding TetR/AcrR family transcriptional regulator — MRVRLLDATIDCLVEYGYAGTTTTRVADRAGVTRGAQVHHFPTKADLVTSAIRHLAAKRTEVAMAELDRLRASSDPVGDALQLMWEMHQGPVFSATVELWVASRTDPELRRQMAVVEPIATSSLVEFGTALLPEHAEHHEFLHAVYTAMDVVRGILIASWATKDQDELEARWERGRRHLRVLFEALMAPTG; from the coding sequence ATGCGCGTCCGGCTGCTCGACGCGACGATCGACTGCCTCGTCGAGTACGGCTACGCGGGCACGACGACCACCCGCGTCGCCGACCGCGCCGGTGTCACGCGCGGCGCGCAGGTGCACCACTTCCCGACCAAGGCCGACCTGGTGACGTCGGCGATCCGGCACCTGGCGGCCAAGCGCACCGAGGTCGCGATGGCCGAGCTCGACCGGCTCCGCGCGTCCAGCGACCCGGTCGGCGACGCGCTGCAGCTGATGTGGGAGATGCACCAGGGCCCGGTGTTCTCGGCGACGGTGGAGCTGTGGGTGGCCTCGCGCACGGATCCCGAGCTGCGCCGCCAGATGGCCGTGGTCGAGCCGATCGCGACGTCCAGCCTGGTCGAGTTCGGCACGGCGCTGCTGCCGGAGCACGCCGAGCACCACGAGTTCCTGCACGCGGTGTACACGGCGATGGACGTCGTGCGCGGCATCCTCATCGCCAGCTGGGCGACGAAGGACCAGGACGAACTCGAAGCACGGTGGGAACGCGGGCGCCGTCACCTGCGGGTCCTGTTCGAAGCGCTGATGGCTCCCACCGGCTGA